The proteins below come from a single Natranaerofaba carboxydovora genomic window:
- a CDS encoding TdeIII family type II restriction endonuclease, translating into MRDIEVDFLGEVIKEGIKGVGKHTFNKVTTLRETFEDFSTITKEELIELGIKEEIAINIFEKINELDFKKTVEVLFTEYIIKDFLNKSYEKINELDLNDLDINIFLIKALAFSKAEEVIEFYIHQRITRSVVTSWGICLEKICVFSGAKKIPENENVEDQGEKFDIKKSYDDIDYYIQLKSGPNTMNVQMVKALNRMIEKIEQKNDNVKAILGMTYGKNSAISGQIKKYLEDFDDRAYIGKEFWNLISGKENFYSELFEIIDKLSYEVKDYTFFELVEKKKKDLEEEWRDKYGNLGEKGFKEFINTYLE; encoded by the coding sequence ATGAGAGACATTGAGGTAGACTTTTTAGGGGAAGTTATAAAAGAAGGAATTAAAGGTGTAGGAAAGCACACTTTTAATAAGGTTACCACTTTGAGAGAAACCTTTGAAGATTTTAGCACTATTACAAAGGAAGAGTTAATAGAATTAGGAATTAAAGAAGAAATAGCAATAAATATTTTTGAAAAAATCAACGAGTTAGATTTTAAAAAAACGGTTGAGGTTTTGTTTACCGAATATATAATAAAAGATTTTCTAAATAAAAGCTATGAAAAAATCAATGAATTAGATTTGAATGATTTAGACATAAATATTTTTTTAATTAAAGCATTAGCTTTTTCTAAAGCTGAAGAAGTGATAGAATTTTACATACATCAACGAATTACGAGATCGGTGGTTACGAGTTGGGGAATTTGTTTAGAAAAAATATGTGTATTTTCAGGGGCTAAAAAGATACCTGAAAATGAGAATGTAGAAGATCAAGGAGAAAAATTTGATATTAAAAAGTCGTATGATGATATTGACTATTATATACAATTGAAATCTGGGCCAAATACTATGAATGTTCAAATGGTTAAAGCTTTAAATAGAATGATTGAAAAAATTGAGCAAAAAAATGATAATGTAAAAGCTATTTTAGGTATGACATACGGAAAAAATTCGGCTATCTCAGGTCAAATTAAAAAATACTTAGAAGATTTTGATGACAGAGCTTATATTGGTAAAGAGTTTTGGAATTTAATAAGTGGGAAAGAAAACTTCTATTCAGAGCTTTTTGAAATAATTGATAAACTATCTTATGAAGTCAAAGATTATACCTTCTTTGAGTTAGTAGAGAAAAAGAAAAAGGATTTAGAAGAAGAATGGAGAGATAAATATGGAAACTTAGGGGAAAAGGGTTTCAAAGAATTTATTAACACCTATCTTGAATAG